In the genome of Populus nigra chromosome 19, ddPopNigr1.1, whole genome shotgun sequence, the window ATGTGAGTGGGCAAAGTATAACAACACAgtaagataatgtttttttttattttttaatagtataatacacttttaaaaataaaatgataaataaattttattaatatcaataaattcacttttcaacattttcttataaataagttcatattttgttggaaaattattaaaaatatcttgtgTTTTGAACATTTTGGTTACCAACATTTTATACATTGTAATTTACGTATCCAGTCGatgtcaatttaaaataattaattttacagttCATACTGAGTCATTGCTTCGTCAACtcgatcaacaaaaaaatatctaaaatattacaGACTTGAcattataaagtttttaataCCTAATGAGtgcttaaaaatattattcacaaAGACACCACCCTTATCATTTCTTTCACATCATCTCCTTCTCACTGGAAAATGGCGACTAGCCAGACCCTCTCTCTCCACTAGCCTCCACATCAACTCTCTCGACACTGCCTAATAGACCAACGTCGTCACACGACAACGCCCCCCTTCCAGCCTCCACTGCAAATACCAAAACCCACTCACCGCACCACCCCGTCACCACAAAACCAGCAATACCAACACAGCAGCCTTCCACGCCAGCCACTCAAACCTCCATCGTCAGCCACCATCAACTACGGTACGTAGCTGCACCACACCAGCACCACGTCTAAGAAAGGAATCTATGGCTTTGATAATCTTTTCCCTTCTATGTTCACCTTCGAGGAGCTCAAATCCTCAACTAACAGGTTTGACCCCAATTGAAGATGGAGGATTTGGGTACGTGTACTTAGACAGAGCACCATCAAGTTGCACTTGTACCTTAATTTTCATGCAACGCGCGATGGaacacaaaataacaaaataaccaCTGGAATATATTTGGACCtagggttatatatatatatatatataagataataatcataatatagatatagatatcgatatcataattaaatataaatttttttgggaagataaattataaaatgaatttattgctcttaaaaaatatcatagaacTTCgtgatcatttattttttaaaagtggaCTTGTTAATTagcactttttttaaaaagtatattagaaaatataattgaacTCAAGATtatgattgattgatttttttatattaagatgcCATTGAGAAAACATATAACATATAAGAGTATATTAATAggttttccattcatttgtatTTTCTAATGTGTCATGCAATTTCATTGAACCAAtgattaaaatatcataaaactcCTCCTTAATTTTTTCACATTACATTGatccttgaatttttattttgtataattaaacctgttttaaaactaaattattatccaattgcattattttttgaGATGGAGAGtagtttaattaaaagaaacaagtCTAAAATGGATAAAGCGAGTAAAATAgataataacttttaaaattgtttgaaaagtttattttagtcGTTATTAGGTGATCGatccctttaattttaaaaaatttaattttcatatcagacatttatttcaaatcttttttggGTGGGAAGAGAGAGGAGCTCATCAGATTTCACCATAGAAAGAAACTTGTCGTTGTAATGATTCCTgccacaaaaataatttatttttgtgccAAATGATTCTATGTAACCAGGGAGgtcaaattagaatttttttaatcttgaaatctcttaaaaaacaaatctgaacttgaaaagattttttatttcatattgatTAAGACGggtttttgcatttttgaagGTTATGGATTATGTTTATGCTATTgaattttggttttcaaatcatgataattttttgtttaaaaacctaagcttctaattaaaaaaagatatgctttcataataacatgaaaaaaaaaccataaataaggAATgagttttgattgaaaaaataattatgtatttatttattgatttaaaccagcataaattttatgaatatttattttaattatcttaattttatattaaaaaatatattattaataaaaaatatatgttttatataaaaagagaaacgcatgaataagaaataagagtttttatcaataaaaaatattttttttatctagaatttaaatcattatatttttagctgatatttattttaattgccacataatttaattaagaaaattagaaaGGGCCTCACAACACTGCATAGAAAACTGACTAGTGATATACTATATAATCCAATGATACaatgtttaattaaattctcaCGTTCTTCATCATCTACTTTAATAGTCTCTTAACATTCcttaaatttgaatttcttcTTAATGGAATTATAGTATTAAAAAagggttttttatatttgaataaattaaataggatGGTTTTTGTCCTCTTAAgctaaaataatcttaaaaagtaCGTGGTTAGATTATTTAGTACAATTTTTATTGAactaaaatccttttttttttaaccaaaaaagaaagaaagaagaagaccaTCCCTCAGAATCTGCCAGTTGCTCTGCCCACAGCAGGCCCAGCTCGACCCTTTAATTTCACTAGACCATCAGAAGAATGGGCTGGAGGCTGGAGGCTGGAGGCTGGAGTTGGACTTAGCTAGCCCAGGTCATCAGATAAGAACACTGCTAGATTTTAAACCTATACTCTGGACCAGACCAGACTAGATCATCATGTTCCTGGAAGTTGAACATGAAGCATCCCGTTTATTTTAACGTTAGACTTCCTTAATTGTTCCTTACAAAGGCATTCGCTGCTTTCTTACTGCACTTTACCATGGAAACTACATCAGTTCTCCTTCACTCTAAAACAATTCCATTCAATTTCACTATTTCCATCAACAACAGAAAAAGGAAACTCTCTTTCCGGCATCACGACAAACACCTTCAATCCCATTTATCAAATACCAGTGTACTCTCTGGTCAAAACCTTAAACCCGTAAAAAACCTATCAAACCCTCCTTTTTCATTGTATCTATCAACTTCATCTCTGAAAATAACGGGAAACCACTTGTTATCTCCTCCCAAATGCTCATATTCCGGCGCTGTAAGCACAGAGGGGCTTCAGACCCACCAATTTTTAAAACCCTTAAAAAACCTCTCTCTTGAGAAACTGAAAGCTACCCTTTTGCAATTAACCCCTGTTGATATCATCAAGTGGTCTGCTATCTTATCGGCTGCAATTGCTGCCACAAAATGGACTGTGAATTTGGTAATTAACCCGTTTTTCTGGATGTATTTTAGCTGGACATGGTTGTTTTGGCCATGGTTTGCGGCTATATCACTTGCTGTTTATGGGTTATACTGCTTCTATAAGCATTCAATCGGTGAAGCTAGCATTTTTGAGCAACTTGCAATTGTTACATCAGTGTTCACTTGGTTAACTCTAGTCCCTCCTGCCCATTTCAGTGGATATCTACAAGGATGGccttttgtgttcttttttgtgtatcattatttcttcttcttcaatgtaAGTGTGAGGAAACGTTTGTATGGGGATTATTATGCACGTCCGCATGACCCCAAGTGGGATTTAAACCCGCCCAGATGGTGTCGCCTTTTGTTCTGTGTTGGGGTCATGGCTGGGCACTGGCTTGCAGCTTTTGAAGGGCCAGAGCTGCACCTTATTCCTGGTGGGTGGATCAATGTGGGgatttggatttttatattGGCAACTTTGCTAATGCAATATAATTCTACATTTTACCTTGCTAAGTATTCAGAGAAGGTGGTGGTGCCTTCTGCTGTTGTGCAGTTTGGGCCATATAGGTGGGTCCGGCACCCTATCTATTCGTCCACATTGCTTCTCTTTGTGACTTATTTCATTGCGCTTCGTGCACCTTTGAGCCTGTTGTTTGTGGTAGCGGTATGTTTGATGTATTATGCACAGAAGGCAAAAATGGAGGAGGGTTTAATGATCGAGACTTTCGGGGAGAAGTATCTAGAGTACATGAGTAAAGTTCAGTACAAGTTCATTCCTTTGGTTTATTAGGATGGCCTCCAGGTATGCATTGttgatttttcaatgatttctCGGATATAAGTAGTTGGATTTTTgaatgagaaggaaaaaaattagattacaCTATGTGCAATTTTATTATCGTTATTTATGTCTTTCAGCTTTTCTTCATGTAAGTCTATGCATCATGTAATTTGCATGAAAGAGTTATGGTTTTCCAGAGATAAGCTTGCTGGGCATACCATTTGGTCTGggcatttttcttcttttcttttcttttttctagcaTTTGAATGATCAATGGTCATTTttattctacaaaaaaaaacaaaagtgatcatcttttaatatttccaTGTTTCCTGCATATATAATTGCCAACTTTGCCATAGCACAGtgcttatttgaaaattttgttgcTCTAGCAGTTGGCTGTGTTGGCACTACCCATGCCATTTTGCTGTTTTATCCGTTATTTAGTATTTGATAGATAGTTGTTAATAGCTCCGACTAGGGAATCAATTGTGGTTTATTTACGCATGCAtgttgtgtgtttttctcttgaAGCTAAAGAACACTTCTATTCTGGACATTAAAGTAGGTGGGTGTTGGTCTTTGGAGATCTTCAGCACTCCACATGGTGCCTTGCTTTGTCATGTATGGCCCGTGGCTTTCAAAAATTTGAGCTCTTAGCCATTGTCTTTTGCCTATTGAGTTATATAGGGTTGTTTCAAGaagaggataaaaaattaagtttttttaacaaCCCCTGTTAAAGTCTACAGTAAAGTGCTGGCAGAATGTTCGTTTGTGATTATTTGGATTATCAAATGTCTGTCGTTATTAGAACTTCTGATGTAGGGTAGGAAAAGGAACAGCAGATAACTGCAATCTAATGgctaaaattgaacaaaattgaaGCTGGAACAAGACAATAAGGCATAGGGAACATAAAGAAACAtctaaaaatctgagtagattgataaataaaaaaagatcatctATTAAACTAACCCCCCAGCATCCTATCTATACTAATTAAAATTCTATAGCTTTTTGTAGGAAAAGGGTTCCCTAGTCtttttcaacaagaaaaaacacttaACCTCCAAggaaatatttaaaagttaacATGCTAATCATATGaccctaaattaattaaataagcattatttcagaaataaaataaaaacaatttcaaagaaAGCTCCTCCCTCAACTTGATTGTACTGTTTCCTTTGCTCTTTTTGATAAACTAAAAGGAACTAGCCACGTGCA includes:
- the LOC133679557 gene encoding uncharacterized protein LOC133679557, with the translated sequence METTSVLLHSKTIPFNFTISINNRKRKLSFRHHDKHLQSHLSNTSVLSGQNLKPVKNLSNPPFSLYLSTSSLKITGNHLLSPPKCSYSGAVSTEGLQTHQFLKPLKNLSLEKLKATLLQLTPVDIIKWSAILSAAIAATKWTVNLVINPFFWMYFSWTWLFWPWFAAISLAVYGLYCFYKHSIGEASIFEQLAIVTSVFTWLTLVPPAHFSGYLQGWPFVFFFVYHYFFFFNVSVRKRLYGDYYARPHDPKWDLNPPRWCRLLFCVGVMAGHWLAAFEGPELHLIPGGWINVGIWIFILATLLMQYNSTFYLAKYSEKVVVPSAVVQFGPYRWVRHPIYSSTLLLFVTYFIALRAPLSLLFVVAVCLMYYAQKAKMEEGLMIETFGEKYLEYMSKVQYKFIPLVY